One Rhizophagus irregularis chromosome 5, complete sequence DNA window includes the following coding sequences:
- a CDS encoding uncharacterized protein (SECRETED:cutsite_VAA-SK; SECRETED:prob_0.6489); SECRETED:SignalP(1-20), whose protein sequence is MIKFILNSLLLLFFFGIVAASKDFDVVMGNKKFKTTNLLSAVYSQQVGDPSEGYHKAKFNLKTNLPSFNPDQSGVESVICKTEANGKRKIAFSLKDKKAAEDVKKWPERIMLLISHKWECFGKRSTQFFKATDRVIDESKLVTTFAIMRCDFPHNLEDYDININWVEGKQTNNNTRRSLEERFGISFPTINISNKIGLNILFDSASDKSSKPDISLINNKNIKLLCANCFTKGEAALALRIRGKIFPPKLKEASITLSGNLLVNLDFSLEAPKEISHEEKASINSPIASIKIGAFNIPGLLELGPEIDLVAAADALADARAALKFGGNFSLPNFSAKASFKGLPNFEQSGFNPIVNAHIPSASAKAFVIITATLKSQLAFGIKILEGRILNKKVGFELVGTLEDSFRLGSCKRKAHLHVKSSLGGNIGFFVNDKDFPILKFPTQSLIDKCL, encoded by the coding sequence ATGATCAAGTTCATTTTAAATTCGCTTTTactccttttcttttttggaaTTGTTGCCGCATCAAAAGATTTTGATGTTGTTATGggtaacaaaaaatttaaaacaacaAACTTACTTAGTGCTGTCTATAGTCAACAAGTTGGTGATCCTTCAGAAGGATATCATAaggcaaaatttaatttaaagacCAACTTACCATCATTTAATCCTGATCAAAGTGGTGTAGAAAGTGTTATTTGTAAAACAGAGGCAAatggtaaaagaaaaattgctTTCAGCTTAAAGGACAAAAAAGCGGCCGAGGACGTTAAGAAATGGCCTGAAAGAATTATGTTATTAATTTCTCATAAATGGGAATGCTTTGGTAAAAGGTCTACTCAATTTTTTAAGGCTACTGACAGAGTTATAGATGAATCTAAATTAGTTACAACTTTTGCTATTATGAGATGCGATTTTCCACACAATTTAGAAGATTACGATATCAATATTAATTGGGTCGAAGggaaacaaacaaataataatactcgTCGCAGTCTAGAAGAAAGATTCGGCATTTCATTTCCaacaattaatattagtaataaaataggtttaaatattttatttgattcagCAAGTGATAAATCTTCAAAACCAGATATATcacttataaataataaaaatattaaattgcttTGCGCTAATTGTTTTACAAAAGGTGAAGCTGCTCTTGCATTGAGAATTAGAGGTAAAATTTTTCCTCCTAAATTGAAAGAAGCTTCAATTACTCTTAGTGGAAATTTACTCGTAAACCTTGATTTTTCCCTTGAAGCTCCAAAAGAAATAAGCCATGAAGAAAAAGCATCTATAAATTCTCCTATTGCAAGTATCAAAATAGGTGCTTTTAATATACCAGGTTTATTAGAACTCGGCCCTGAAATTGACCTTGTTGCTGCAGCTGATGCTCTTGCGGATGCAAGAGCAGCTCTTAAATTTGGTGGTAATTTTAGTTTACCAAATTTTAGTGCTAAGGCATCATTTAAAGGCCTACCAAATTTTGAGCAATCTGGGTTCAACCCTATAGTTAATGCACATATTCCAAGTGCTAGTGCCAAAgcttttgttattattactgCTACATTAAAATCACAATTAGCTTTTGGTATAAAAATACTTGAAGGTCGAATTCTAAATAAGAAAGTTGGTTTTGAATTGGTTGGAACTCTTGAAGATTCTTTTAGATTAGGTAGTTGTAAAAGAAAAGCTCATCTACATGTTAAATCTTCTCTTGGTGGTAATATAGgtttttttgtaaatgatAAGGATTTtcctatattaaaatttcctaCTCAATCTTTAATagataaatgtttataa